From Micromonospora rhizosphaerae, the proteins below share one genomic window:
- a CDS encoding 2'-5' RNA ligase family protein, producing the protein MIAAIRQSALVLEVPEAEAAVGHHRDVLDASARLGVPAHVTVLFPFVPPAQIDTMVVADLRRIFASTAAFNFRLARTAWFGDQVLWLAPEDPQPFRVLTELVHTASGVPTVRGPV; encoded by the coding sequence GTGATTGCGGCAATCCGGCAGAGTGCCTTAGTACTCGAGGTCCCTGAGGCGGAAGCGGCAGTGGGACACCATCGCGATGTGCTCGACGCTAGCGCTCGGCTAGGAGTCCCGGCGCATGTCACTGTCCTCTTTCCGTTCGTGCCTCCAGCTCAGATCGACACGATGGTCGTAGCTGACCTGCGGCGGATCTTCGCCAGTACCGCGGCGTTCAACTTTCGACTGGCCCGCACCGCATGGTTTGGCGATCAGGTTCTGTGGCTCGCGCCAGAGGATCCCCAACCCTTCCGGGTCCTCACCGAGCTCGTGCACACCGCTTCCGGAGTTCCCACCGTACGAGGGCCGGTTTGA
- a CDS encoding SRPBCC domain-containing protein has translation MREISTQVDIDATPQRVWEVLIDFPRYAQWNPFIREAAGEARVGSTLNLRMFPVAGRPMSFKPRVLAAREAAELRWLGRLILPGIFDGEHLFVLTPRDGGTRVVQSEKFSGTLVPLYGKVVNGAVADFERLNEALKSRAENEERA, from the coding sequence ATGCGCGAGATCTCGACGCAGGTGGACATCGACGCGACGCCGCAGCGGGTCTGGGAGGTGCTGATCGACTTTCCACGCTATGCGCAGTGGAATCCCTTCATCCGGGAGGCGGCCGGTGAGGCCCGGGTCGGCAGCACCCTGAACCTCCGCATGTTCCCGGTCGCCGGCCGCCCGATGTCGTTCAAGCCGCGCGTCCTGGCGGCCCGGGAAGCGGCCGAGTTGCGCTGGCTGGGCCGGCTGATCCTGCCCGGGATCTTCGACGGGGAGCACCTGTTCGTCCTCACCCCGCGCGACGGGGGCACGCGGGTGGTGCAGAGCGAGAAGTTCTCTGGGACTCTGGTGCCGCTGTACGGGAAGGTCGTCAACGGCGCCGTGGCGGACTTCGAACGGCTCAACGAGGCGCTCAAGAGCCGGGCGGAGAACGAGGAGCGGGCGTGA